A genome region from Populus alba chromosome 3, ASM523922v2, whole genome shotgun sequence includes the following:
- the LOC118054488 gene encoding MADS-box protein FLOWERINGUS C-like isoform X1, protein MGRKKVELKRIENKSSRQVTFSKRRNGLFKKAHELSVLCDVQVAFLVFSSSGKLYEFSSVGSTTSILERYTSHSKKMATSSKETNHAEVDYGKHANLKSLAELLLTVERNLEGLYAMELTLGDLMELEEQLHVALTHVKNRKIQMMLESVKSLHDQQEKMLKEENQLLEKQIVAMKNGEDSDHPLCHPPQQTTLSLLKIVRQHMQCDNLPLEAAIMAGNLVISHACTSPTFYLHYLPAEVAFPPFLLLFSFLFELMSKYPPPSQAF, encoded by the exons ATGGGCCGTAAGAAAGTGGAGCTAAAACGAATTGAAAACAAGAGCAGTCGCCAAGTTACTTTCTCAAAGAGGCGAAATGGATTGTTCAAGAAAGCTCATGAACTCTCCGTTCTTTGTGACGTACAAGTcgcctttcttgtcttttcaaGTAGCGGCAAGCTTTATGAATTCTCTAGCGTTGGCAG TACAACAAGTATCCTCGAGCGTTACACGAGTCATTCTAAAAAGATGGCAACTTCATCCAAAGAAACTAATCATGCAGAG GTAGATTATGGTAAACATGCGAACTTGAAATCACTTGCAGAGCTACTACTAACGGTTGAAag GAACCTTGAAGGTCTATATGCTATGGAGTTGACCTTGGGTGACCTCATGGAACTAGAGGAACAACTGCATGTTGCTCTCACACATGTCAAAAATAGAAAG aTACAAATGATGCTGGAATCAGTGAAGTCCCTCCACGACCAG CAGGAAAAGATGCTGAAAGAAGAAAACCAGCTGCTAGAGAAACAG ATTGTAGCAATGAAGAACGGTGAAGACTCGGATCACCCTCTGTGTCATCCTCCACAACAAACTACACTGAGTTTGCTTAAAATAGTAAGGCAGCACATGCAGTGTGATAACTTACCGCTGGAAGCGGCTATAATGGCAGGCAATCTAGTTATCTCACATGCATGCACTAGCCCAACATTTTACCTTCATTATCTTCCTGCCGAAGTTGCATTTCCACCGTTTCTGCTTCTCTTCTCGTTCTTATTTGAGCTGATGTCTAAGTATCCTCCACCCTCCCAAGCATTTTAA
- the LOC118054488 gene encoding MADS-box protein FLOWERINGUS C-like isoform X2 → MGRKKVELKRIENKSSRQVTFSKRRNGLFKKAHELSVLCDVQVAFLVFSSSGKLYEFSSVGSTTSILERYTSHSKKMATSSKETNHAEVDYGKHANLKSLAELLLTVERNLEGLYAMELTLGDLMELEEQLHVALTHVKNRKIQMMLESVKSLHDQEKMLKEENQLLEKQIVAMKNGEDSDHPLCHPPQQTTLSLLKIVRQHMQCDNLPLEAAIMAGNLVISHACTSPTFYLHYLPAEVAFPPFLLLFSFLFELMSKYPPPSQAF, encoded by the exons ATGGGCCGTAAGAAAGTGGAGCTAAAACGAATTGAAAACAAGAGCAGTCGCCAAGTTACTTTCTCAAAGAGGCGAAATGGATTGTTCAAGAAAGCTCATGAACTCTCCGTTCTTTGTGACGTACAAGTcgcctttcttgtcttttcaaGTAGCGGCAAGCTTTATGAATTCTCTAGCGTTGGCAG TACAACAAGTATCCTCGAGCGTTACACGAGTCATTCTAAAAAGATGGCAACTTCATCCAAAGAAACTAATCATGCAGAG GTAGATTATGGTAAACATGCGAACTTGAAATCACTTGCAGAGCTACTACTAACGGTTGAAag GAACCTTGAAGGTCTATATGCTATGGAGTTGACCTTGGGTGACCTCATGGAACTAGAGGAACAACTGCATGTTGCTCTCACACATGTCAAAAATAGAAAG aTACAAATGATGCTGGAATCAGTGAAGTCCCTCCACGACCAG GAAAAGATGCTGAAAGAAGAAAACCAGCTGCTAGAGAAACAG ATTGTAGCAATGAAGAACGGTGAAGACTCGGATCACCCTCTGTGTCATCCTCCACAACAAACTACACTGAGTTTGCTTAAAATAGTAAGGCAGCACATGCAGTGTGATAACTTACCGCTGGAAGCGGCTATAATGGCAGGCAATCTAGTTATCTCACATGCATGCACTAGCCCAACATTTTACCTTCATTATCTTCCTGCCGAAGTTGCATTTCCACCGTTTCTGCTTCTCTTCTCGTTCTTATTTGAGCTGATGTCTAAGTATCCTCCACCCTCCCAAGCATTTTAA
- the LOC118054490 gene encoding uncharacterized protein isoform X1, translating into MMRRQNQDQQSRVLDELSALVFNLLRSPWTPISFSDQFPVPSTSVRRRLSEITPGEFASLLFGISLALMLCGSVTFFIGFLLMPWVLGLVMVFYVAGIVSTVSMLGRSILCYATTPSPRKEIPGVIFGDFGNHVG; encoded by the exons ATGATGCGAAGACAGAATCAAGATCAACAATCTCGTGTACTCGACGAGCTATCAGCGTTAGTATTCAATCTCCTCCGTTCACCATGGACGCCGATCTCGTTTTCTGATCAGTTTCCGGTGCCCTCCACGTCGGTGAGGAGGAGGTTGTCGGAAATAACGCCAGGGGAGTTCGCGTCGTTGCTATTTGGGATATCGTTGGCTTTGATGTTATGTGGATCGGTTacgttttttattgggtttttgtTGATGCCTTGGGTTCTTGGATTGGTTATGGTGTTTTATGTTGCTGGAATTGTTTCTACTGTCTCCATGCTGGGCCGCTCTATTCTTTGTTACGCCACGACTCCTTCTCCTCGAAAGGAGATTCCtg GAGTTATATTTGGGGATTTTGGAAACCATGTTGGATAG
- the LOC118054490 gene encoding uncharacterized protein isoform X2, whose protein sequence is MMRRQNQDQQSRVLDELSALVFNLLRSPWTPISFSDQFPVPSTSVRRRLSEITPGEFASLLFGISLALMLCGSVTFFIGFLLMPWVLGLVMVFYVAGIVSTVSMLGRSILCYATTPSPRKEIPGWKLL, encoded by the exons ATGATGCGAAGACAGAATCAAGATCAACAATCTCGTGTACTCGACGAGCTATCAGCGTTAGTATTCAATCTCCTCCGTTCACCATGGACGCCGATCTCGTTTTCTGATCAGTTTCCGGTGCCCTCCACGTCGGTGAGGAGGAGGTTGTCGGAAATAACGCCAGGGGAGTTCGCGTCGTTGCTATTTGGGATATCGTTGGCTTTGATGTTATGTGGATCGGTTacgttttttattgggtttttgtTGATGCCTTGGGTTCTTGGATTGGTTATGGTGTTTTATGTTGCTGGAATTGTTTCTACTGTCTCCATGCTGGGCCGCTCTATTCTTTGTTACGCCACGACTCCTTCTCCTCGAAAGGAGATTCCtg GATGGAAACTTTTGTGA